The following coding sequences are from one Kallotenue papyrolyticum window:
- a CDS encoding alanyl-tRNA editing protein, giving the protein MTQRLYFDDAYLRSFTARVTQRGRWQGHPAVALDRSAFYPEGGGQPGDRGTLNGVPVLDTQADAAGTVWHVLAAPLEADEVHGAIDWSRRFDYMQQHHGQHLLSAAAEQVLGARTRSARLGEEHSTIDLDRDGLNAADMAALEDATNAMVWADVPILARFVSAEELSTLRLRKPPQAHARIRIVSAGDFDHSACGGTHPRRTGEVGCVAIRRWERYKGGTRVTFVCGGRVVRDLRNANRLLLELAGRFSVGIAELPAAIERLAAAEAHSRTALERAEARLLDLDVQHWLTHAERIGETPVVVAAFEDRSLDYLRSLARCIAERGGIALLGLRATAAQLVFARPPTLAHDMSALLREAAALLGGRGGGRPDAAQGGGPNVACLDQALQHARDRLETQSTR; this is encoded by the coding sequence ATGACCCAACGCCTCTACTTCGACGACGCTTACTTGCGTTCATTCACGGCGCGCGTGACACAGCGCGGCCGGTGGCAGGGCCATCCGGCAGTGGCGCTCGACCGCTCGGCCTTCTACCCCGAAGGTGGCGGCCAGCCCGGCGATCGCGGCACACTCAACGGCGTTCCCGTGCTGGATACCCAGGCCGATGCGGCGGGCACGGTCTGGCATGTGCTGGCCGCGCCGCTCGAGGCCGATGAGGTGCATGGCGCGATCGACTGGTCGCGTCGTTTCGATTACATGCAGCAGCATCACGGTCAGCATCTGCTCAGCGCCGCCGCCGAGCAGGTCTTGGGCGCACGCACGCGCTCGGCGCGCCTGGGCGAGGAGCACAGCACGATCGATCTGGATCGTGATGGCCTAAACGCCGCCGATATGGCGGCCCTGGAGGATGCGACCAACGCGATGGTCTGGGCTGATGTACCGATCCTGGCGCGATTTGTGAGCGCGGAGGAGCTGTCAACGCTACGCCTGCGCAAGCCGCCCCAGGCCCATGCGCGCATCCGTATCGTCTCGGCGGGCGATTTCGACCACTCCGCCTGTGGCGGAACCCACCCGCGCCGCACCGGCGAGGTCGGCTGCGTGGCGATCCGGCGCTGGGAGCGCTATAAAGGCGGCACACGCGTCACCTTTGTCTGCGGCGGACGCGTGGTTCGCGACCTGCGCAACGCCAACCGGCTGCTGCTCGAGCTGGCCGGCCGCTTCAGCGTCGGCATCGCCGAGCTGCCCGCGGCGATCGAGCGCCTGGCGGCGGCTGAGGCGCACAGCCGTACCGCGCTGGAGCGCGCCGAAGCGCGCCTGTTGGACCTCGACGTACAGCACTGGCTGACGCACGCCGAACGCATCGGCGAGACGCCGGTGGTGGTCGCCGCCTTCGAGGATCGTTCGCTCGACTATCTCCGCAGCCTGGCACGATGCATCGCTGAGCGCGGCGGGATCGCGCTACTTGGGTTGCGCGCAACTGCGGCCCAGCTCGTGTTTGCCCGGCCGCCGACACTCGCTCACGATATGAGCGCACTGCTGCGCGAAGCAGCCGCGCTGCTCGGCGGACGCGGTGGTGGACGGCCCGATGCGGCGCAGGGGGGCGGACCCAATGTGGCGTGTCTCGACCAGGCGCTGCAGCACGCGCGCGACCGCCTGGAAACACAATCCACGCGCTAA
- a CDS encoding type III polyketide synthase codes for MPTIAAVASAVPPYRLEQATARAYAHHLFRDHLPQLERYLTVFDHAAIETRYLSVPVEWFLEARGLGAANQRFIEMATQLGEEVARACLQRADLPPSAVDHLIFVSTTGLAAPSIDARLFARLGLQPHTRRTPIWGLGCAGGVGGLARAQEYVRAYPHQRALLVTVELCSLTAQIDDRSKRNLVAMSLFGDGAAAVLVEGDAVARPTRTTPRIIDTCSTLFPDSLDLMGWEIVDQGFRVVFGTRIPAVVTEHYHALAATFLARHGLRPADIAHHIYHPGGAKVLAAYERALALPPQALAHSRAILRQYGNMSSASVLFVLERFLDDRTVTPGDYGLLCCFGPGFSAELMLIRF; via the coding sequence ATGCCAACCATTGCCGCTGTGGCGAGCGCCGTGCCGCCCTACCGTCTCGAGCAGGCCACGGCCCGCGCCTACGCCCACCACCTGTTTCGCGACCACCTGCCGCAGCTCGAGCGCTACCTGACGGTGTTTGACCATGCCGCGATCGAAACGCGCTACCTGTCGGTGCCGGTGGAGTGGTTTCTGGAAGCGCGTGGCCTGGGCGCGGCCAACCAACGCTTCATCGAGATGGCTACGCAGCTGGGTGAAGAGGTCGCCCGCGCTTGCTTGCAGCGGGCCGACCTGCCGCCGTCGGCGGTCGATCACCTGATCTTTGTATCGACAACCGGCCTGGCTGCCCCCTCGATCGATGCGCGCCTGTTCGCGCGCCTGGGGCTGCAGCCGCACACGCGCCGCACACCGATCTGGGGCCTGGGCTGCGCCGGCGGCGTGGGCGGCCTGGCGCGCGCCCAGGAGTATGTGCGCGCCTATCCGCACCAGCGCGCCCTGCTGGTGACAGTAGAGCTGTGCTCGCTCACCGCGCAGATCGACGACCGCTCCAAACGCAACCTGGTAGCTATGTCGCTCTTCGGCGACGGCGCTGCCGCCGTGCTGGTCGAGGGCGACGCAGTGGCGCGTCCTACGCGCACCACACCGCGGATCATCGATACGTGCTCGACGCTGTTTCCCGATTCGCTCGACCTGATGGGCTGGGAGATCGTCGATCAGGGCTTCAGGGTGGTCTTCGGCACGCGCATCCCCGCCGTGGTGACCGAGCACTACCATGCGCTGGCCGCCACGTTCCTGGCGCGGCATGGGCTGCGTCCCGCCGACATCGCGCACCACATTTATCACCCCGGCGGCGCCAAAGTGCTGGCGGCCTACGAGCGCGCGCTGGCGCTGCCGCCACAAGCGCTGGCGCACAGTCGCGCAATCCTGCGCCAGTACGGGAACATGTCTTCAGCGAGCGTGCTGTTCGTGCTGGAGCGCTTTCTGGACGATCGTACCGTTACGCCGGGCGACTATGGCCTGCTGTGCTGCTTTGGTCCCGGTTTTTCGGCAGAGTTGATGTTGATCCGCTTCTAG
- the gltX gene encoding glutamate--tRNA ligase: MTDATRPARTRFAPSPTGFVHIGSLRTVIFNWLWARHTGGQFLLRIEDTDRNRYVPGAEEQLLQSLRMMDLLWDEGPDIGGPHAPYRQSERLPIYHRHAEELLQHGYLYKCWCPPERLKQVNEERMARKEPPGYDRRCRFLSAAERAAEEASGKPYVLRLAVPLEGETVVNDLIRGPIVFQNALQNDAVMIKSDGFPTYHFAVVVDDHLMQITHVLRADEWIATSPLHVLLYQFFGWEQPVWVHVPNVLGPDGKKLSKRHGDTSVTEYLEKGYLPEALFNVLALVGWGPDDNTEILSREELIQRFDIKRIQPSGGIFNLEKLNRFNGIYIRKLTPQQLAERILPYLQQAGLVATPASEAERARVEELVPLIQERLVVLSEAPDQLAPFFVAPESYDRDLLIPKKLDAATTRHALQAAHEALAQLEAWSVPAIEATLRALAEQLGLKVGDFFMALRVAATGRKVSPPLFETLHALGRAETLQRLERAAEALTAATAA, from the coding sequence ATGACCGATGCTACCCGCCCGGCGCGCACGCGCTTCGCGCCCAGCCCCACCGGGTTCGTGCATATCGGGAGCTTGCGTACGGTGATCTTCAACTGGCTCTGGGCGCGGCACACCGGCGGCCAGTTCCTGCTGCGCATCGAGGATACCGACCGCAACCGCTACGTGCCCGGCGCGGAAGAGCAACTCTTGCAGTCGCTGCGCATGATGGATCTGCTGTGGGACGAGGGTCCAGACATCGGTGGGCCGCATGCGCCCTATCGCCAGTCCGAGCGCCTGCCGATCTACCACCGCCATGCCGAGGAGCTGCTGCAGCATGGCTACCTTTACAAGTGTTGGTGTCCGCCCGAACGGCTCAAGCAGGTCAACGAGGAGCGCATGGCGCGCAAGGAGCCACCCGGTTATGATCGGCGCTGCCGTTTTCTAAGCGCGGCAGAGCGTGCCGCCGAGGAGGCCTCCGGCAAGCCCTATGTGCTGCGCCTGGCGGTGCCGCTGGAGGGTGAGACCGTGGTCAACGATTTGATCCGCGGCCCGATCGTCTTCCAGAACGCACTGCAGAACGATGCTGTGATGATCAAGAGCGACGGCTTCCCCACCTACCACTTCGCGGTGGTGGTGGATGATCATCTGATGCAGATCACGCATGTATTGCGCGCCGATGAGTGGATCGCCACCTCGCCGCTGCATGTGCTGCTCTACCAGTTCTTCGGTTGGGAGCAGCCGGTGTGGGTGCACGTGCCCAATGTGCTCGGCCCCGACGGCAAGAAGCTCTCCAAGCGCCACGGCGATACGTCGGTGACCGAATATCTGGAAAAGGGCTACCTGCCCGAGGCGCTCTTCAACGTGCTGGCGCTGGTCGGCTGGGGGCCGGACGACAACACCGAGATTCTGAGCCGTGAAGAGCTGATTCAGCGCTTCGATATCAAGCGGATCCAGCCATCGGGCGGGATCTTCAACCTGGAGAAGCTCAACCGTTTCAACGGCATCTACATTCGCAAGCTGACGCCGCAGCAACTGGCCGAACGTATCCTGCCCTACCTGCAGCAGGCCGGCCTGGTGGCCACGCCCGCCAGCGAGGCCGAGCGCGCGCGCGTCGAGGAACTGGTGCCGCTGATCCAGGAGCGGCTGGTGGTGCTCAGCGAAGCGCCCGATCAGCTCGCACCCTTCTTTGTCGCGCCCGAGAGCTATGACCGCGACCTGTTGATCCCCAAGAAGTTGGACGCGGCCACCACTCGCCATGCGCTGCAGGCCGCGCACGAGGCGCTAGCGCAGCTCGAGGCATGGAGCGTGCCGGCCATCGAAGCCACACTGCGCGCCCTGGCCGAGCAGCTTGGTCTCAAGGTGGGCGATTTCTTTATGGCGCTGCGCGTCGCTGCCACGGGGCGCAAGGTCTCGCCGCCGCTGTTTGAAACGCTGCATGCTCTAGGGCGTGCCGAGACGTTGCAGCGCCTGGAGCGCGCCGCCGAGGCGCTGACCGCTGCAACCGCCGCCTGA
- a CDS encoding TadE family protein, whose translation MVVKRRNRGQSIVEMALLLPFLLFLTVGTMELGYYVYMYSELENVARRAAEWAADSPPLTATPSDDVPGRDRCAVLIKQHGMDNAFLSRLNYNDFVISYVGASERQIGNQIQVTLTYQARWLTPLGDRFLGDRLRFQFTARRTIRDLGPPALYNPDCTPRSP comes from the coding sequence ATGGTCGTGAAACGGCGCAACCGTGGTCAATCGATCGTAGAAATGGCGCTGCTCCTGCCGTTCCTGTTGTTTCTGACGGTCGGAACGATGGAGCTAGGCTACTACGTGTACATGTATTCTGAGCTGGAGAACGTCGCCCGGCGCGCGGCAGAATGGGCTGCCGACTCGCCGCCGCTCACCGCGACACCCAGCGACGATGTGCCCGGGCGGGACCGCTGTGCCGTGCTGATCAAACAGCATGGCATGGACAACGCCTTCCTGAGCCGGCTGAACTACAACGACTTCGTGATCAGCTACGTTGGCGCCAGTGAACGGCAGATCGGCAACCAGATCCAGGTTACGCTAACCTACCAGGCGCGCTGGCTGACACCCCTGGGCGACCGCTTTCTGGGCGATCGCCTGCGCTTCCAGTTCACGGCGCGGCGCACGATCCGCGATTTGGGTCCGCCTGCGCTCTACAATCCGGATTGTACACCGCGTTCGCCCTAG
- a CDS encoding TadE/TadG family type IV pilus assembly protein, with amino-acid sequence MSRLISIWQRWQTRRAVAARQPGQALVELALAATFLTLLLSAAVDLGLAYKAYQTLMSATAEASNYLQLRPLASCDPSRDGTNCAQELADMEARIRFRGEQGDRLGRFASTLDLNANGRDDRSEFGSDAAWLAYIRARVRIDEADSTQVTITNSGFAVGDTFDPTRTSATCQERHNRDANGQCFIVVRTSIDYVPFAIAPIVGRRMTIRAISVQPITNGHP; translated from the coding sequence ATGAGCAGGCTCATTTCCATCTGGCAGCGCTGGCAGACGCGTCGGGCGGTTGCGGCGCGCCAGCCGGGCCAGGCGCTGGTCGAGCTGGCGCTGGCCGCTACGTTTCTCACACTACTGTTGTCCGCGGCGGTGGACCTGGGCCTGGCCTACAAAGCCTACCAGACGCTGATGAGCGCGACCGCCGAGGCCAGCAACTACCTTCAGTTACGGCCGCTGGCCAGTTGTGATCCATCCCGCGATGGCACCAACTGCGCCCAGGAGCTGGCCGATATGGAAGCGCGCATTCGCTTTCGCGGCGAGCAGGGCGACAGGCTGGGACGTTTCGCCAGCACGCTCGACCTGAACGCCAACGGGCGCGACGATCGCAGCGAATTCGGCTCGGATGCAGCCTGGCTGGCGTATATTCGCGCGCGCGTGCGCATCGATGAAGCCGACAGCACCCAGGTGACGATCACCAACAGTGGCTTTGCGGTTGGCGATACCTTTGATCCGACGCGCACCAGCGCCACCTGTCAGGAGCGTCACAATCGCGACGCCAACGGCCAGTGCTTCATCGTGGTCCGCACATCGATCGACTATGTGCCCTTTGCCATCGCACCGATTGTCGGTCGACGCATGACTATTCGCGCGATTTCGGTTCAACCAATTACCAATGGACATCCATAA